Genomic DNA from Chitinivorax tropicus:
TGCTGCTGAATGCTTAGGCCCCCTTTTTCGTTCATCGTCATCCACCAGAATGCAGTCATGAAATCATCGCCTGTACTTGCCCTCATCACCTTGACGGCCAGCCTGTTGGCAGGCTGCACCACTCCGACAATACCCCAGACCCCAGCCTCGATCGAAGGTGTGGGCACCGCACCCAAGCAGACACCTACTGATACCGGCCTCAAAACAGAAATCATCGTGGCGCCGGAAAGCGAATTGACCCAATTCATCACGGCGACCCAACTCAAGATCAAGCGTCACATCAAGATCCCGAAAAATATGAAAGGTAACCCCGAGGCCGTGTTCTTTGTGACGCTTTCCCCCGCCATGAAGGTATTGAAGGTCGAGCGCAAAAAGAGCAGCGGTAATGCGGCGTATGACAAATCAGTCCAGAACGCTATCCTTAAAGCCTCTCCATTTCCACCCTGGCCCGCCAGCGAGCCATTACCGTCTGGACTGATGCTGAAATTCCGCCCTGGGGCTTAGTCCTCATTGATCAGGAACAAGGCGATCCTGTGTGACAGGACTCAGCCGCCGAGTGGGGGGATCGATACCCGGCTTTTGCATGGCTGTCTGTTTCATCTGGTCGCTGGCTTGAGGCCAGCGACACAGTGGCAGGAAATAGGCAACCGCTATTTCTGGTTGACCCATTTCCCATAGCGGAATCCACCGTCAAAATAGATATCCTTTCCGCCAGGGTTGATGACAGCGGTGGTGGTAAAGGTTTCATCGAGCACGTTGTCTTTCGCCATCAGCTTGGGCACCTTCATGGCGGGCACGCCCTCTTTCAGCAAGGGGTGCGGGTTGTTGACGCGGAGACGGTATTTGAACGATAGGTAGCGTGTCGCCCCCAGTTGCATCGTGGGCAGGGCATCCACGACTTTGTCCAGCTGGGCATCTCCCAGGCAGATGCGAGGGCGTGGCTGGGGGATATTGGGCTCTTGGTCATCGCGGTAGGCAATTTTGCCGGCAGCGGTCAACACATACATCTCCCGCGCTGGGCCGCCATCTTCGCTGACTGGGGTGGATTCAATCAAACCTGCGTCCTTCAAGGCTGTACAGCCGATACAGGTGTTGATGGCGGCGGGGAAGGGGCCTGCATACACGCACAGGGGGCTGGTTTGGGCCAGGTCAAGTTTCAACTGGTTGAGAATCGGCTCCCGGTATTGCGTTTCGATGTTGCCGGTACGTTTTCCACCCCAGATGAAGTAATAGACTGCGAACAGAAATAAACTGGCGATCAGGCTATAGAACAAGTTTTTCATCATTGGTACTTTGTATGGTCAGGTTGGGTGAACATGATTTCATGATGTGCGTCGATCGGATAGGGGCACCTGTCGTGGCCCCCCGTCAATATAGCCTGCGACATGGCAGAAGTGG
This window encodes:
- a CDS encoding PadR family transcriptional regulator: MMKNLFYSLIASLFLFAVYYFIWGGKRTGNIETQYREPILNQLKLDLAQTSPLCVYAGPFPAAINTCIGCTALKDAGLIESTPVSEDGGPAREMYVLTAAGKIAYRDDQEPNIPQPRPRICLGDAQLDKVVDALPTMQLGATRYLSFKYRLRVNNPHPLLKEGVPAMKVPKLMAKDNVLDETFTTTAVINPGGKDIYFDGGFRYGKWVNQK
- a CDS encoding energy transducer TonB encodes the protein MKSSPVLALITLTASLLAGCTTPTIPQTPASIEGVGTAPKQTPTDTGLKTEIIVAPESELTQFITATQLKIKRHIKIPKNMKGNPEAVFFVTLSPAMKVLKVERKKSSGNAAYDKSVQNAILKASPFPPWPASEPLPSGLMLKFRPGA